GCGATGACCAGTTCCTTCACCGCATTGGCATTGGCGCCGGGGGCGTTGAACACCGGCAGGCCGAGATCGCTGAGACGCTGGACGGGAATGTTGTTGACCCCGGCCCCGGCGCGGGCGACCGCCTTGAGCGAATCGGGCAGCGCCATCTCATGCATGTTGTAGGAACGCAGCAGGATGGCGTCG
This genomic interval from Gammaproteobacteria bacterium contains the following:
- a CDS encoding 3-phosphoglycerate dehydrogenase → MFKILTLNNISVKGLERLPREEYEVASEISHPDAILLRSYNMHEMALPDSLKAVARAGAGVNNIPVQRLSDLGLPVFNAPGANANAVKELVIA